In Streptomyces chartreusis NRRL 3882, the following are encoded in one genomic region:
- a CDS encoding SDR family NAD(P)-dependent oxidoreductase, with protein sequence MARNVVISGGGTGIGLAAARMFAAGGDRVLLLGRRAEVLEKAEVPGALTCAADLAEPEDVRGVAAFVEREFGSVDVLVHSAGGSGLLEPDAPGDDPLDAVAHTWTVNFRLNTLTAVLLTEALKPRLAEPGGRVLFLSSIAAYRGSGSGAYAAAKAGLHPYAHDLARELGPRGVTVNVVAPGYIEDTEFFGDAMAEERRARLIGETSNGRAGTPGDVAETLHWLASPGAGHITSQIIQVNGGAERGH encoded by the coding sequence ATGGCACGGAACGTAGTAATAAGTGGTGGAGGAACCGGAATTGGGCTCGCGGCGGCCCGGATGTTCGCCGCGGGTGGGGATCGGGTGCTGCTGCTCGGGCGACGGGCCGAGGTGCTGGAGAAGGCCGAGGTGCCCGGCGCGCTGACCTGTGCGGCCGATCTCGCCGAGCCGGAGGACGTACGGGGTGTCGCCGCCTTCGTGGAGCGGGAGTTCGGGTCCGTGGACGTGCTCGTGCACAGTGCCGGAGGCAGCGGACTGCTGGAACCGGACGCCCCGGGTGACGATCCGCTGGACGCCGTCGCGCACACCTGGACCGTGAACTTCCGGCTCAACACCCTGACGGCCGTCCTGCTCACGGAGGCTCTGAAGCCGCGGCTCGCCGAGCCAGGTGGGCGGGTGCTGTTCCTCAGCTCCATCGCCGCCTACCGGGGGTCCGGGAGCGGGGCGTACGCGGCGGCCAAGGCAGGGCTGCATCCGTACGCCCATGATCTGGCCCGGGAGCTGGGGCCGCGCGGCGTCACCGTGAACGTGGTCGCGCCCGGCTACATCGAGGACACCGAGTTCTTCGGGGACGCGATGGCCGAGGAGCGGCGGGCGCGGCTCATCGGCGAGACCTCGAACGGGCGGGCCGGGACTCCCGGGGACGTCGCCGAGACCCTGCACTGGCTGGCCTCGCCGGGCGCCGGGCACATCACCTCCCAGATCATCCAGGTCAACGGCGGCGCCGAGCGCGGTCACTGA
- a CDS encoding mechanosensitive ion channel family protein — MENLLRPLIVVGGSVVLTLVIGWATDFLLRKADERHHDTPLWGLLRRGRIPYQLVLFAALLRGSYDEAQLLESRREGIGQALTLVLIGSTAWLVIRIASAIVETSYSRYAHARAHRDPARVRRVRTQVTLIMRVVSAIVGVVAAASMLLTFPAFRAAGASLLASAGILGIVAGVAAQSTLSNMFAGFQIAFGDMVRIGDTVVVDGEWGTVEEITLTFLTVRTWDERRITMPVSYFTSKPFENWSRGTPQMTGTVFWHVDHTAPVDDMREKLRDILRECPAWDGRAYDLSVTDTTPNTMQVRALVTAKDADDIWTVRVTVRERMVRWLTDEHPYALPRVNTADAATPPAASRNGHRPSQDGVPPQRRFHGSSRPER, encoded by the coding sequence ATGGAGAACCTCCTGCGACCGCTGATCGTGGTCGGTGGCTCGGTCGTGCTCACGCTGGTGATCGGCTGGGCCACCGACTTCCTGCTGCGCAAGGCCGACGAACGGCACCACGACACCCCGCTGTGGGGGCTGCTGCGCCGTGGCCGCATCCCGTACCAGCTCGTGCTCTTCGCGGCCCTGCTGAGAGGGTCGTACGACGAGGCGCAGCTGCTGGAGAGCCGCCGCGAGGGCATCGGCCAGGCGCTGACCCTCGTGCTGATCGGGTCGACCGCGTGGCTGGTGATCCGTATCGCCTCGGCGATCGTCGAGACGTCGTACAGCCGGTACGCCCATGCCCGGGCCCACCGCGACCCGGCCAGGGTCCGGCGGGTGCGCACCCAGGTGACGCTGATCATGCGGGTGGTGTCGGCGATCGTCGGTGTGGTGGCCGCGGCGAGCATGCTGCTGACGTTCCCGGCGTTCCGCGCGGCGGGTGCCTCGCTGCTGGCCTCGGCCGGCATCCTCGGCATCGTCGCCGGTGTCGCCGCGCAGTCCACGCTGAGCAACATGTTCGCGGGGTTCCAGATCGCCTTCGGCGACATGGTGCGCATCGGGGACACCGTCGTCGTGGACGGCGAGTGGGGCACGGTCGAGGAGATCACGCTGACGTTCCTGACCGTGCGCACCTGGGACGAGCGGCGGATCACCATGCCGGTGTCGTACTTCACGTCCAAGCCGTTCGAGAACTGGTCGCGCGGCACGCCCCAGATGACCGGCACCGTCTTCTGGCACGTCGACCACACGGCCCCCGTGGACGACATGCGCGAGAAGCTCCGCGACATCCTGCGCGAGTGCCCGGCCTGGGACGGCCGCGCCTACGACCTGTCCGTCACGGACACCACCCCGAACACCATGCAGGTGCGGGCCCTGGTGACCGCCAAGGACGCGGACGACATCTGGACCGTGCGGGTCACGGTCCGCGAGCGGATGGTCCGCTGGCTGACCGACGAGCACCCGTACGCCCTGCCCCGCGTCAACACGGCGGACGCGGCCACGCCCCCGGCCGCGTCCCGCAACGGCCACCGCCCGTCCCAGGACGGCGTCCCGCCCCAGCGCCGCTTCCACGGTTCGAGCCGGCCGGAGCGCTGA
- a CDS encoding dienelactone hydrolase family protein, which produces MNIMLFHSTHGLRPAVLQAADRLRAAGHEVWTPDLFEGRTFDTVEEGMEHKEKIGKEELLKRAVLAAAPYSERGLVYAGFSLGASIAQTLALGDDKARGLLLLHGTSDIAPGATADDLPVQLHVAEPDPFETDDWLSAWYLQMGRTGADVEVYRYAGAGHLYTDPDLPDYDEEAAEATWRVALGFLDSL; this is translated from the coding sequence ATGAACATCATGCTCTTTCACTCGACCCATGGGCTGCGGCCCGCGGTGCTCCAGGCCGCCGACCGGCTGCGCGCGGCCGGACACGAGGTGTGGACGCCCGACCTCTTCGAGGGACGCACGTTCGACACGGTCGAGGAGGGCATGGAGCACAAGGAGAAGATCGGCAAGGAGGAGCTGCTGAAGCGGGCCGTGCTGGCCGCCGCTCCGTACTCCGAGCGCGGGCTGGTGTACGCCGGGTTCTCGCTCGGCGCCTCCATCGCGCAGACCCTCGCCCTCGGCGACGACAAGGCGCGCGGGCTGCTGCTCCTGCACGGCACGTCGGACATCGCGCCGGGCGCCACGGCGGACGACCTGCCGGTCCAGTTGCACGTGGCGGAGCCCGACCCGTTCGAGACGGACGACTGGCTCAGCGCCTGGTACCTCCAGATGGGCCGCACCGGCGCCGACGTCGAGGTGTACCGGTACGCGGGGGCGGGTCACCTCTACACCGACCCAGACCTGCCGGACTACGACGAGGAGGCCGCCGAGGCCACCTGGCGGGTGGCGCTCGGCTTCCTCGACAGCTTGTAG
- a CDS encoding alkaline phosphatase D family protein → MTSRYRSSKPSEDLNSLTPRRRTVVMAAAATAVLAGPLAATLPARAVDQAPAFLHGVASGDPLPDGVLLWTRVTPVPEAVPGSGLGPDTEVSWVVAEDRAFTTVVAKGSTTATAASDHTVKADIRGLEPATDYWFRFSAGGTDSPAARTRTAPAADASVTGLRFGVVSCANWEAGYFSSYRHLAARGDLDAWLHLGDYIYEYGTGEYGTRGTVVRPHAPAHEIVTLADYRTRHGRYKTDPDLQALHAAAPVVAIWDDHEFANDAWSGGAENHTEGAEGTWSVRQAAAKQAYFEWMPVRPAIAGTTYRRLRFGKLADLSLLDLRSFRSQQVKVGNGGVDDPDRTLTGRAQLDWLKAGLKASDTTWRLVGNSVMVSPFAIGSLSADLLKPLAKLLGLPQEGLALNTDQWDGYTDDRRELLAHLRANAIRNTVFLTGDIHMAWANDVPVDAGTYPLSPSAATEFVVTSVTSDNLDDMVKVPQGTVSAVAAPVIRAANRHVHWVDTDRHGFGVLDITAERAQMDYYVISDRAKRDATATWSRSYRTRSGTQKMERVYDAV, encoded by the coding sequence GTGACCAGTCGATACAGATCATCGAAGCCGTCAGAGGACCTCAACTCCCTCACCCCGCGCCGCCGTACGGTCGTCATGGCCGCGGCGGCGACCGCTGTCCTGGCCGGACCGCTGGCAGCGACCCTGCCCGCGCGCGCCGTCGACCAGGCTCCCGCCTTCCTGCACGGCGTCGCCTCCGGTGACCCCCTGCCGGACGGCGTCCTGCTGTGGACCCGCGTGACCCCCGTCCCGGAGGCCGTACCCGGCTCCGGACTCGGCCCGGACACCGAGGTGAGCTGGGTCGTCGCCGAGGACCGGGCGTTCACCACCGTCGTCGCCAAGGGCTCCACCACCGCGACGGCCGCCTCCGACCACACCGTGAAGGCCGACATCCGCGGCCTGGAACCGGCCACCGACTACTGGTTCCGCTTCTCCGCCGGCGGCACCGACTCCCCCGCCGCCCGCACCCGCACCGCCCCGGCGGCCGACGCGTCCGTCACCGGCCTCCGCTTCGGCGTGGTCTCCTGCGCCAACTGGGAGGCCGGCTACTTCTCCTCGTACCGCCATCTCGCGGCCCGCGGCGACCTGGACGCCTGGCTGCACCTCGGCGACTACATCTACGAGTACGGCACCGGCGAGTACGGCACCCGCGGCACGGTCGTCCGCCCGCACGCCCCGGCCCACGAGATCGTCACCCTCGCCGACTACCGCACCCGGCACGGGCGTTACAAGACCGACCCGGACCTCCAGGCGCTGCACGCGGCGGCCCCGGTCGTGGCGATCTGGGACGACCACGAGTTCGCCAACGACGCCTGGTCGGGCGGCGCCGAGAACCACACGGAGGGCGCCGAGGGCACCTGGTCCGTCCGCCAGGCCGCCGCCAAGCAGGCCTACTTCGAGTGGATGCCGGTGCGCCCGGCGATCGCGGGCACCACCTACCGCCGGCTGCGCTTCGGCAAGCTGGCCGACCTCTCGCTGCTGGACCTGCGCTCCTTCCGCTCGCAGCAGGTCAAGGTCGGCAACGGCGGGGTCGACGACCCGGACCGCACGCTCACCGGCCGCGCCCAGCTGGACTGGCTCAAGGCGGGCCTGAAGGCGTCCGACACCACCTGGCGGCTGGTCGGCAACTCGGTGATGGTCTCGCCGTTCGCCATAGGCTCCCTCTCCGCCGATCTGCTGAAGCCCCTCGCCAAGCTGCTGGGCCTGCCGCAGGAGGGCCTCGCCCTCAACACCGACCAGTGGGACGGCTACACCGACGACCGGCGCGAGCTCCTCGCCCACCTGCGCGCGAACGCGATCCGCAACACGGTCTTCCTCACCGGCGACATCCACATGGCCTGGGCCAACGACGTGCCGGTGGACGCCGGTACGTATCCGCTGTCCCCCTCGGCCGCCACGGAGTTCGTCGTCACCTCGGTCACCTCCGACAACCTCGACGACATGGTCAAGGTCCCGCAGGGCACGGTCTCCGCGGTCGCCGCACCCGTGATCCGCGCCGCCAACCGGCACGTCCACTGGGTCGACACCGACCGCCACGGCTTCGGCGTCCTGGACATCACGGCCGAGCGCGCGCAGATGGACTACTACGTCATCTCGGACCGCGCGAAGCGCGACGCGACCGCCACGTGGTCCCGCTCGTACCGCACCCGCAGCGGCACGCAGAAGATGGAGCGCGTCTACGACGCGGTCTGA
- a CDS encoding thioredoxin domain-containing protein — MSKRNTQAAKTAARERLRAEREREAKRAKAKRQIIVAASIVGVLAIAGGIGYAVVQANKPTHWEAQKDAEVVAPANTTGTKGTTVVIGKDSAKKTLKVYEDPRCPVCAQFEQTVGPTVKKDIDDGKFKMQFIGATFIDNKDNGEGSKNALSALGAALNVSPEAFLDYKAALYSKKWHPDETTDEFKNDSYLIKVANTVPELKNNKKFQDAVEKGTYDAWAMAMSKTFDDNKDGVTGTPGFVMDGKQLTADSQGTPLMTVADFNRVVGEALKK, encoded by the coding sequence ATGAGCAAGCGGAACACCCAGGCGGCGAAGACGGCGGCCCGTGAGCGGCTGCGCGCCGAACGCGAGCGCGAGGCCAAGCGGGCGAAGGCCAAGCGGCAGATCATCGTCGCCGCCTCCATCGTCGGCGTCCTGGCGATAGCCGGCGGCATCGGCTACGCGGTCGTCCAGGCCAACAAGCCCACGCACTGGGAGGCCCAGAAGGACGCGGAGGTCGTCGCCCCGGCCAACACCACGGGCACCAAGGGCACCACGGTCGTCATCGGCAAGGACTCGGCCAAGAAGACCCTGAAGGTCTACGAGGACCCGCGCTGCCCCGTGTGCGCCCAGTTCGAGCAGACCGTCGGTCCGACCGTGAAGAAGGACATCGACGACGGCAAGTTCAAGATGCAGTTCATCGGCGCCACCTTCATCGACAACAAGGACAACGGCGAGGGCTCCAAGAACGCGCTGAGCGCCCTGGGCGCCGCGCTGAACGTCAGCCCCGAGGCGTTCCTCGACTACAAGGCCGCGCTGTACTCCAAGAAGTGGCACCCGGACGAGACGACCGACGAGTTCAAGAACGACAGTTACCTCATCAAGGTCGCGAACACCGTCCCGGAGCTGAAGAACAACAAGAAGTTCCAGGACGCGGTCGAGAAGGGCACCTACGACGCCTGGGCGATGGCCATGTCGAAGACCTTCGACGACAACAAGGACGGCGTCACGGGCACCCCGGGCTTCGTCATGGACGGCAAGCAGCTCACCGCCGACAGCCAGGGCACGCCGCTGATGACGGTGGCCGACTTCAACCGGGTGGTGGGCGAGGCCCTCAAGAAGTGA
- a CDS encoding DUF2252 domain-containing protein, whose amino-acid sequence MSFPQLDDEHRGEEILTVFDTAFGELLAADPAAFRVKFRKMAASAFAFYRGTACLFYHDLDDEKQGGPFLDERTSRVWIHGDLHAENFGTYMDANGRLIFNVNDFDEAYVGPFTWDLKRFAASIALIGYAKALSDEQISELVTVYAVAYRERIHALATGAKSDEVPPFTLDTAQGPLLDALRDARSLTRFGLLESMTEIRDFERRFAAGGGSVELDAATRYKVLAAFDGYLETLPDSSLARPDSYRVKDVVGRRGIGIGSAGLPSYNILLEGHSDALENDVVIYIKQAQTPAVSRHVTDQAIRGYFQHEGHRTVISQRALQAHADPWLGWTELDGAGQLVAEVSPYAVDLDWGDIDDAEEIAQVVADLGRATATMHSAADDQSGESLVPFSTERAIDAAIAADEEGFAPLLIDFAHSYGARARADHQTFVDLFRNGRIPGL is encoded by the coding sequence ATGTCGTTCCCGCAGCTCGACGACGAGCACCGCGGCGAGGAGATCCTCACCGTCTTCGACACCGCCTTCGGCGAGCTCCTGGCCGCCGACCCGGCCGCGTTCCGCGTGAAGTTCCGGAAGATGGCGGCCTCGGCCTTCGCGTTCTACCGGGGCACGGCGTGCCTCTTTTACCACGATCTCGACGACGAGAAGCAGGGCGGGCCGTTCCTGGACGAGCGCACCTCGCGCGTGTGGATCCACGGCGACCTGCACGCGGAGAACTTCGGCACGTACATGGACGCCAACGGCCGCCTGATCTTCAACGTCAACGACTTCGACGAGGCCTACGTCGGCCCGTTCACCTGGGACCTGAAGCGCTTCGCCGCCTCCATCGCCCTCATCGGGTACGCGAAGGCGCTCAGCGACGAGCAGATCTCCGAGCTGGTGACGGTCTACGCGGTCGCGTACCGCGAGCGGATCCACGCCCTGGCCACCGGCGCCAAGAGCGACGAGGTGCCGCCGTTCACGCTGGACACCGCGCAGGGCCCGCTGCTCGACGCGCTGCGGGACGCCCGGTCGCTGACCCGCTTCGGGCTGCTGGAGTCGATGACGGAGATCCGCGACTTCGAGCGCCGTTTCGCGGCCGGGGGCGGCTCCGTCGAGCTGGACGCGGCCACGCGCTACAAGGTCCTCGCCGCCTTCGACGGCTACCTGGAGACGCTCCCGGACAGCTCGCTGGCCCGCCCGGACTCCTACCGCGTGAAGGACGTCGTCGGCCGGCGCGGCATCGGCATCGGCTCCGCGGGGCTGCCGTCGTACAACATCCTGCTGGAGGGCCACAGCGACGCCCTGGAGAACGATGTGGTGATCTACATCAAGCAGGCCCAGACCCCGGCCGTCTCCCGGCACGTCACGGACCAGGCCATCCGCGGCTACTTCCAGCACGAGGGGCACCGCACCGTCATCTCCCAGCGCGCCCTCCAGGCGCACGCCGACCCGTGGCTGGGCTGGACGGAGCTGGACGGCGCGGGCCAGCTGGTCGCCGAGGTCTCGCCGTACGCGGTGGACCTCGACTGGGGCGACATCGACGACGCGGAGGAGATCGCCCAGGTGGTGGCCGACCTCGGCCGGGCCACGGCCACGATGCACTCGGCGGCGGACGACCAGTCCGGTGAGTCCCTGGTGCCGTTCTCCACGGAGCGGGCGATCGACGCGGCGATCGCGGCCGACGAGGAGGGCTTCGCGCCGCTGCTGATCGACTTCGCGCACAGCTACGGCGCACGGGCGCGTGCCGACCACCAGACCTTCGTGGACCTGTTCCGCAACGGCCGGATCCCGGGTCTGTAA
- the dnaE gene encoding DNA polymerase III subunit alpha, with product MSKPPFTHLHVHTQYSLLDGAARLKDMFNACNEMGMTHIAMSDHGNLHGAYDFFHSAQKAGVTPIIGIEAYVAPESRRNKRKIQWGQPHQKRDDVSGSGGYTHKTMWAVDKTGLHNLFRLSSDAYAEGWLQKWPRMDKETIAKWSEGIVASTGCPSGEVQTRLRLGHFDEALKAAADYQDIFGKDRYFLELMDHGIEIEHRVRDGLLEIGKKLGIPPLVTNDSHYTYAHEASAHDALLCIQTGKNLSDPDRFKFDGTGYYLKSTDEMYAIDSSDAWQEGCANTRLIAEMVDTTGMFEKRDLMPKFDIPEGYTEVSWFREETLRGMHRRFPDGIPDDRMKQVEYEMDTIISMGFPGYFLVVADFIMWAKKQGIAVGPGRGSAAGSIVAYALGITDLDPIPHGLIFERFLNPERISMPDVDIDFDERRRVEVIRYVTEKYGADKVAMIGTYGTIKAKNAIKDSARVLGYPYAMGDRLTKAMPADVLGKGINLDGITNPEHPRYSEAGEIRAMYENEPDVKKVIDTAKGVEGLVRQMGVHAAGVIMSSETITDHVPVWVRHTDGVTITQWDYPSCESLGLLKMDFLGLRNLTIMDDAVKMVKSNKGIDIDLLSLPLDDPTTFELLQRGDTLGVFQFDGGPMRSLLRLMKPDNFEDISAVSALYRPGPMGMNSHTNYALRKNGQQEITPIHPELEEPLKEVLDVTYGLIVYQEQVQKAAQIIAGYSLGEADILRRVMGKKKPEELAKNFVLFQEGARKKGYSDEAIQALWDVLVPFAGYAFNKAHSAAYGLVSYWTAYLKANHPAEYMAALLTSVKDDKDKSAVYLNECRRMGIKVLPPDVNESMSNFAAQGDDVILFGLSAVRNVGTNVVESIIRCRKAKGKYTSFPDYLDKVDAVVCNKRTTESLIKAGAFDAMGHTRKGLTAQYEPMIDNVVAVKRKEAEGQFDLFGGMGEDDSSEPGFGLDVEFTTEEWDKTYLLAQEREMLGLYVSDHPLFGLEHILSDKADAGISQLTGGDYSDGSVVTIGGIISGLQRKMTKQGNAWAIATVEDLAGSIECMFFPATYQLVSTQLVEDAVVFVKGRLDKREDVPRLVAMELQVPDLSNAGTNAPVVLTIPATRVTPPLVSRLGEVLSHHKGDSEVRIKLQGPTKTTVLRLDRHRVKPDPALFGDLKVLLGPSCLAG from the coding sequence GTGTCAAAGCCGCCGTTCACGCACCTGCACGTCCACACCCAGTACTCGCTGCTGGACGGTGCCGCGCGGCTGAAGGACATGTTCAACGCGTGCAACGAGATGGGCATGACGCACATCGCCATGTCCGACCACGGCAACCTCCACGGGGCCTACGACTTCTTCCACTCCGCGCAGAAGGCCGGGGTCACCCCGATCATCGGCATCGAGGCGTACGTCGCGCCCGAGTCGCGCCGCAACAAGCGCAAGATCCAGTGGGGCCAGCCGCACCAGAAGCGGGACGACGTCTCCGGTTCCGGTGGTTACACCCACAAGACGATGTGGGCGGTGGACAAGACCGGCCTGCACAACCTCTTCCGGCTCTCCTCGGACGCCTATGCCGAAGGTTGGCTGCAGAAGTGGCCCCGGATGGACAAGGAGACCATCGCCAAGTGGTCCGAGGGGATCGTCGCCTCCACCGGCTGCCCCTCCGGCGAGGTCCAGACCCGGCTGCGCCTCGGCCACTTCGACGAGGCCCTGAAGGCCGCCGCCGACTACCAGGACATCTTCGGCAAGGACCGCTACTTCCTGGAGCTGATGGACCACGGCATCGAGATCGAGCACCGGGTCCGCGACGGCCTGCTGGAGATCGGCAAGAAGCTCGGCATCCCCCCGCTGGTCACCAACGACTCGCACTACACGTACGCGCACGAGGCGAGCGCCCACGACGCCCTGCTGTGCATCCAGACCGGCAAGAACCTCTCCGACCCCGACCGCTTCAAGTTCGACGGCACCGGCTACTACCTGAAGTCCACGGACGAGATGTACGCCATCGACTCCTCGGACGCCTGGCAGGAGGGCTGCGCCAACACCCGGCTGATCGCCGAGATGGTCGACACCACGGGCATGTTCGAGAAGCGCGACCTGATGCCGAAGTTCGACATCCCCGAGGGGTACACGGAGGTCAGCTGGTTCCGCGAGGAGACCCTGCGCGGCATGCACCGCCGCTTCCCGGACGGCATCCCCGACGACCGCATGAAGCAGGTCGAGTACGAGATGGACACCATCATCTCGATGGGCTTCCCGGGCTACTTCCTCGTGGTCGCCGACTTCATCATGTGGGCCAAGAAGCAGGGCATCGCGGTCGGCCCCGGCCGAGGCTCCGCGGCCGGCTCGATCGTCGCCTACGCCCTCGGCATCACCGACCTCGACCCCATCCCGCACGGCCTGATCTTCGAGCGGTTCCTCAACCCCGAGCGCATCTCCATGCCCGATGTCGACATCGACTTCGACGAGCGCCGGCGCGTCGAGGTGATCCGGTACGTGACGGAGAAGTACGGCGCCGACAAGGTCGCCATGATCGGCACGTACGGCACCATCAAGGCCAAGAACGCGATCAAGGACTCCGCGCGCGTGCTGGGCTACCCGTACGCGATGGGCGACCGCCTCACCAAGGCCATGCCCGCCGACGTCCTCGGCAAGGGCATCAACCTCGACGGCATCACCAACCCCGAGCACCCCCGGTACTCGGAGGCGGGCGAGATCCGGGCGATGTACGAGAACGAGCCGGACGTGAAGAAGGTCATCGACACCGCCAAGGGCGTCGAGGGCCTGGTCCGGCAGATGGGCGTGCACGCCGCCGGCGTGATCATGTCCAGCGAGACCATCACCGACCACGTCCCGGTCTGGGTCAGGCACACCGACGGCGTGACCATCACGCAGTGGGACTACCCGAGCTGTGAGTCGCTCGGCCTGCTGAAGATGGACTTCCTGGGTCTGCGCAACCTCACGATCATGGACGACGCCGTCAAGATGGTGAAGTCCAACAAGGGGATCGACATCGATCTCCTGAGCCTCCCGCTCGACGACCCCACGACCTTCGAACTGCTCCAGCGCGGCGACACCCTCGGCGTCTTCCAGTTCGACGGCGGCCCGATGCGCTCCCTGCTCCGGCTGATGAAGCCGGACAACTTCGAAGACATCTCCGCCGTGTCGGCCCTGTACCGCCCGGGCCCCATGGGCATGAACTCCCACACGAACTACGCGCTGCGCAAGAACGGCCAGCAGGAGATCACACCGATCCACCCCGAGCTGGAGGAGCCGCTCAAGGAGGTCCTGGACGTCACCTACGGCCTGATCGTCTACCAGGAGCAGGTGCAGAAGGCCGCCCAGATCATCGCCGGCTACTCGCTCGGCGAGGCCGACATCCTCCGCCGCGTGATGGGCAAGAAGAAGCCCGAGGAACTGGCGAAGAACTTCGTGCTGTTCCAGGAGGGCGCCCGCAAGAAGGGCTACAGCGACGAAGCCATCCAGGCGCTCTGGGACGTGCTGGTCCCCTTCGCCGGCTACGCGTTCAACAAGGCGCACTCCGCCGCGTACGGACTCGTCTCGTACTGGACGGCGTACCTCAAGGCGAACCATCCCGCCGAGTACATGGCCGCGCTGCTCACGTCCGTGAAGGACGACAAGGACAAGTCGGCCGTCTACCTCAACGAGTGCCGCCGCATGGGCATCAAGGTGCTCCCGCCGGACGTCAACGAGTCGATGTCCAACTTCGCCGCCCAGGGCGACGACGTGATCCTCTTCGGCCTCTCCGCCGTCCGCAACGTCGGCACGAACGTCGTCGAGTCGATCATCAGGTGCCGCAAGGCCAAGGGGAAGTACACCTCGTTCCCGGACTACCTCGACAAGGTGGACGCGGTGGTCTGCAACAAGCGCACCACCGAGTCGCTGATCAAGGCCGGCGCCTTCGACGCCATGGGTCACACCCGCAAGGGCCTGACCGCGCAGTACGAGCCGATGATCGACAACGTGGTCGCGGTCAAGCGCAAGGAGGCCGAGGGGCAGTTCGACCTCTTCGGCGGCATGGGCGAGGACGACAGCAGCGAGCCGGGCTTCGGGCTCGACGTGGAGTTCACCACCGAGGAGTGGGACAAGACCTATCTGCTCGCCCAGGAGCGGGAGATGCTCGGTCTGTACGTCTCCGACCACCCGCTGTTCGGCCTGGAGCACATCCTGTCCGACAAGGCCGACGCGGGCATCTCCCAGTTGACCGGCGGTGACTACTCCGACGGCTCCGTGGTCACCATCGGCGGCATCATCTCGGGCCTGCAGCGCAAGATGACCAAGCAGGGCAACGCCTGGGCCATCGCCACCGTCGAGGACCTCGCCGGTTCGATCGAGTGCATGTTCTTCCCCGCGACGTACCAGCTCGTCTCGACCCAACTCGTCGAGGACGCCGTGGTGTTCGTCAAGGGCCGCCTCGACAAGCGCGAGGACGTGCCGCGGCTGGTCGCGATGGAGTTGCAGGTCCCCGACCTGTCGAATGCGGGCACCAACGCGCCCGTCGTGCTGACCATCCCGGCCACCCGGGTCACTCCGCCGCTGGTCAGCCGCCTCGGCGAGGTCCTCAGCCACCACAAGGGCGACAGCGAGGTCCGGATCAAGCTCCAGGGACCGACCAAGACGACCGTGCTGCGGCTGGACCGGCACCGGGTGAAGCCGGACCCGGCGCTCTTCGGTGACCTGAAGGTGCTGCTCGGGCCGTCCTGCCTGGCGGGATGA